From Phenylobacterium immobile (ATCC 35973), a single genomic window includes:
- a CDS encoding YciI family protein — translation MLYAMLCYNDEDVVWSWTKAQDDAVMDRLQVIHERLTAEGKLGPSLRLLPTTAAATLRKSDGVVIDGPYAETKEQLLGFYIVDCANLEEALDIARELTIANPGGAYEIRPIHLYLPGATIADAASAGGA, via the coding sequence ATGCTCTACGCCATGCTCTGCTATAACGACGAAGACGTCGTCTGGTCCTGGACCAAGGCGCAGGATGACGCGGTCATGGACCGCTTGCAGGTCATCCATGAGCGACTGACCGCCGAGGGCAAGCTGGGCCCGTCCCTTCGCCTGCTGCCGACCACGGCGGCGGCGACGCTTCGCAAGTCCGACGGCGTTGTGATCGACGGCCCTTACGCAGAGACCAAGGAGCAGCTTCTCGGATTCTATATCGTCGACTGCGCCAACCTCGAGGAAGCCTTGGACATCGCGCGCGAACTGACGATCGCCAATCCTGGCGGCGCCTATGAGATCCGGCCCATACACCTCTATCTGCCGGGCGCGACGATCGCCGATGCGGCCTCCGCAGGCGGGGCGTGA
- a CDS encoding S1C family serine protease has translation MSSPFDGYEVEAELRPSAERWGFDLDRTLSAVVALEATAPADAFTARTLGTERLGNGAVIGTNGLVLTIGYLINEAQQITLTTNDGRRVDAHALGVDPVSGLGLVQALEPLDLPALQLGDSEGLTDGSPVIIAGGGGVAHASVGQVLTRMPFAGYWEYMLDDAIMTEPAHPHWSGAALIGAGGDLLGIGSLSLQRRRRRGVSQLNMFVPTDLLPPILDALAQGRAPHPPRPWLGVISGETSDHVVITSVTPGGPASRAELRQGDLILAVDGVAVSDLADFYTRLWAQGPAGVRVPLTLQREGDVFDVEIRSADRTSLMRKPRFN, from the coding sequence TTGAGTTCACCGTTCGATGGCTATGAGGTCGAGGCTGAACTGCGTCCCTCGGCGGAGCGCTGGGGCTTTGATCTGGACCGAACATTGTCCGCCGTCGTGGCGCTGGAAGCCACGGCGCCCGCGGACGCCTTCACCGCCCGGACGCTCGGCACGGAGCGGCTGGGCAATGGCGCCGTCATCGGCACGAACGGTCTGGTCCTGACCATCGGCTATCTCATCAACGAGGCGCAGCAGATCACCCTCACCACCAATGACGGCCGCCGCGTCGACGCCCACGCCCTCGGCGTGGATCCGGTCTCGGGCCTCGGCCTTGTCCAGGCGCTGGAGCCCTTGGATCTGCCCGCCCTGCAGCTGGGCGATTCCGAGGGCCTGACCGACGGCAGCCCCGTGATCATCGCTGGCGGCGGCGGCGTGGCCCACGCCTCGGTAGGCCAGGTCCTGACGCGCATGCCCTTCGCCGGTTACTGGGAATATATGCTGGACGACGCGATCATGACGGAGCCCGCGCACCCGCACTGGAGCGGCGCGGCCCTGATCGGCGCCGGCGGGGACCTGCTCGGCATCGGCTCGCTGAGCCTGCAGCGCCGGCGCCGGCGCGGCGTCAGCCAGCTCAACATGTTCGTGCCCACCGATCTCCTGCCGCCGATCCTGGACGCTCTGGCTCAGGGCCGTGCGCCGCATCCGCCGCGTCCTTGGCTGGGCGTAATCAGCGGCGAGACCAGCGACCATGTGGTCATCACCAGCGTGACCCCGGGCGGTCCGGCCTCGCGCGCCGAACTTCGCCAGGGCGATCTCATCCTGGCCGTCGATGGTGTGGCGGTGAGCGATCTGGCGGACTTCTACACCCGACTTTGGGCCCAGGGCCCGGCCGGCGTACGGGTGCCGCTGACCTTGCAACGCGAAGGCGATGTCTTCGATGTCGAGATACGCTCGGCCGACCGGACCTCACTGATGCGCAAGCCCCGGTTCAACTGA
- a CDS encoding RNA polymerase sigma factor — translation MTELAWIDAALTVARPQAIGALLRYFRDLDTAEEAFQEASLRALRAWPKNGPPRDPTAWLILVGRNAALDGVRKKARETDLPDEGVLSDLEDVEAPLAERLDGSQYRDDVLRLLFICCHPDLPATQQIALALRIVSGLSVKQIARAFLVSEAAMEQRITRAKARIAKAEVAFQAPGAVERSERLAAVAAMIYLVFNEGYSAGGSSTRGQLSEEAIRLGRLLLRLFPTEAEVMGLCALMLIQHSRMAARFDAAGEAILLDDQDRGLWDHKAITEGLALIDKAMRHRRPGAYQVQAAIAALHARATAPAMTDWSQIERLYATLAIIQPSPVVTLNRAVALSRAEGPAEALALITPLEERLSGYFHFFGAKGAFLLELGRDREAAEAFDRAIALANTPAEAAHIRGRLDRIRAEAKDKLGGVGPTVSPASSEQQQGEIR, via the coding sequence GTGACCGAACTCGCGTGGATCGATGCGGCGCTGACGGTCGCCCGACCCCAGGCGATCGGCGCCCTTCTACGTTATTTCCGTGATCTCGATACGGCGGAGGAGGCCTTCCAGGAGGCGAGCCTGCGCGCCTTGAGGGCTTGGCCGAAAAACGGGCCGCCACGCGATCCGACGGCCTGGCTGATCCTGGTCGGCCGCAACGCCGCCCTGGACGGGGTGCGCAAGAAGGCCCGCGAGACCGACCTGCCTGACGAGGGCGTGCTCTCAGACCTTGAAGACGTCGAGGCGCCGCTGGCCGAGCGGCTGGATGGTTCGCAGTACCGCGATGACGTCCTGCGACTCCTGTTCATCTGCTGCCATCCCGACTTGCCGGCGACCCAGCAGATTGCGCTGGCCCTGCGGATCGTCTCGGGGCTTTCGGTCAAGCAGATCGCGCGGGCCTTCCTGGTCTCCGAGGCGGCCATGGAGCAGCGGATCACCCGGGCGAAGGCGCGCATCGCCAAGGCGGAGGTCGCCTTTCAGGCGCCGGGCGCGGTCGAACGGTCCGAGCGTCTCGCCGCGGTGGCGGCCATGATCTACCTGGTCTTCAACGAGGGCTATTCGGCCGGAGGGAGCTCCACGCGCGGCCAGCTCAGCGAGGAGGCGATCCGGCTGGGACGCCTGCTGCTCAGGCTATTTCCCACCGAAGCCGAGGTCATGGGCCTTTGCGCCCTGATGCTCATTCAGCATTCGCGGATGGCGGCGCGCTTCGATGCGGCCGGCGAGGCCATCCTCCTGGATGATCAGGATCGAGGGCTTTGGGACCACAAGGCCATCACCGAGGGACTGGCTTTGATCGATAAGGCCATGCGCCACCGCCGCCCTGGCGCGTATCAGGTGCAGGCCGCGATCGCCGCCCTGCACGCCCGCGCCACGGCTCCGGCGATGACGGATTGGTCGCAGATCGAGCGGCTTTACGCGACCCTTGCGATCATCCAGCCCTCACCGGTTGTGACCCTGAATCGCGCCGTCGCCCTGTCGCGGGCTGAGGGGCCCGCCGAAGCCCTCGCCTTGATCACGCCGCTCGAAGAGCGGCTGTCGGGCTATTTCCATTTCTTCGGCGCGAAGGGCGCGTTTCTCTTGGAGCTCGGCCGCGACCGCGAGGCGGCGGAGGCCTTCGACCGGGCGATCGCGCTAGCGAACACCCCGGCGGAGGCCGCCCATATTCGCGGCCGCCTGGACCGCATCCGCGCTGA